In Ruminococcaceae bacterium BL-6, a genomic segment contains:
- a CDS encoding conserved protein of unknown function (Evidence 4 : Unknown function but conserved in other organisms): MSINKEATATVNQHRLDAIDGETLMTTPLPPIRFTISGLLPQGLHILAGAPKVGKSWLALWLCLCVAKGDNVWEFPVARGDVLYLCLEDSYSRIQNRLLDITDDAPDNLFFSTMSEKLRGGLEQQIERFLTDHSGTVLIVIDTLQRIRSIANDVNPYASDYRDLGILKELADRHRIAILLIHHLRKMNDDDPMNMISGTTGISGATDSNFVLRKDKRGGSTATLYCTGRDIEYRELTLEFDGDTHIWNLLSDSVTTEPQPRDELIIFLSEFISERKSFTGTATELAEMLEKRSGKPLIPTTLTKRLIRCRDELAVCGITFETHRTRDRRELRLTLAGDGSDGNDGKTDTGPVPNLPSQPSHLSREDA; this comes from the coding sequence ATGTCAATCAACAAAGAAGCAACGGCTACGGTGAACCAACACAGGCTGGACGCCATAGACGGCGAAACTCTGATGACCACGCCACTGCCGCCGATCCGCTTTACCATCAGCGGTCTTCTGCCCCAGGGACTGCACATCCTCGCCGGCGCGCCGAAGGTGGGAAAATCGTGGCTCGCGTTGTGGCTGTGCTTGTGTGTTGCCAAGGGAGATAACGTGTGGGAGTTTCCGGTCGCGCGAGGCGATGTGCTCTACCTCTGCCTGGAAGACAGCTATTCCCGCATTCAGAACCGGCTGTTGGATATCACAGACGACGCACCGGACAACTTATTCTTTTCCACAATGTCGGAAAAGCTTCGCGGAGGTCTTGAGCAGCAGATCGAGCGTTTCCTCACGGATCACTCCGGCACCGTGCTCATTGTCATCGACACGCTCCAGCGCATCCGCAGTATTGCGAACGATGTAAATCCCTACGCCAGCGACTACCGCGACCTCGGCATCCTCAAGGAACTGGCGGACAGGCACCGCATTGCCATCCTGCTCATCCACCACCTTCGGAAAATGAACGACGATGATCCCATGAACATGATCTCCGGCACCACAGGCATCAGCGGCGCGACGGACTCCAACTTCGTCCTCCGCAAGGACAAGCGCGGCGGCAGCACCGCGACACTTTATTGCACTGGGCGGGACATCGAATACCGGGAGCTGACTCTGGAGTTCGACGGGGATACCCACATCTGGAACCTGCTCTCGGATAGCGTCACCACGGAGCCGCAGCCACGAGATGAACTCATTATTTTTCTCTCTGAATTTATCAGTGAGCGCAAATCGTTCACCGGAACGGCCACGGAGCTGGCGGAGATGTTGGAAAAGCGGAGCGGCAAGCCTCTCATACCCACCACCTTGACCAAGCGGTTGATCCGCTGCCGGGACGAGTTGGCGGTATGCGGAATCACGTTTGAAACCCATCGTACCCGCGACCGCCGGGAGCTGCGTCTGACTCTTGCCGGTGACGGCAGTGACGGGAATGACGGGAAAACCGATACAGGCCCAGTACCGAATCTCCCGTCACAGCCGTCACACCTGTCACGGGAGGATGCGTAG
- a CDS encoding MobC domain-containing protein, protein MKDTTFSIRIASGDLDTIKQKAKQARLSQSDYVTRCCLGRQVVVVEDLKEVLKQQRAIGNNFNQLTMLSNMGRVSVANLDETAQALKAISETLREIAERGRWTK, encoded by the coding sequence ATGAAGGATACGACATTCAGCATCCGGATCGCGTCCGGCGATCTGGATACCATCAAGCAAAAAGCAAAACAGGCGCGGCTCTCCCAGAGCGATTACGTCACCCGCTGCTGTCTCGGCAGGCAGGTGGTGGTTGTGGAAGATCTGAAGGAAGTCTTGAAACAGCAGCGCGCCATTGGCAACAACTTCAACCAGCTCACGATGCTGTCCAACATGGGCAGAGTGTCGGTTGCCAATCTCGATGAAACGGCGCAGGCGCTGAAAGCGATCAGCGAGACGCTGCGGGAGATTGCCGAGAGAGGGAGGTGGACGAAATAG
- a CDS encoding conserved protein of unknown function (Evidence 4 : Unknown function but conserved in other organisms), with amino-acid sequence MDEIAIISFTNYPKGQNRPCMAAVMAYTKREVKTLWQGQSLVSGINCRPESVYDDFLSTKLLYHKDDKTLFFHMVQSFPKGADVDPITAHAAAMELGKYFEGREVLVCTHTDRGHVHSHFIINSVSLEDGKKLHISEPELVELRQRNDQVCEMFGLPVFQKGQKKKKVKSMSTAEYHAAARGESWKFRLMDTIDECMRYAGTRKEFITLMRTEGYDVRWQDSRKSITYTTPSGMKCRDDRLHDERYLKEAMECEFRIRERIVHGGIEAAESPAEFTGTASADASAGGAASDTGGVDRTDEYAGLTGAPRGRAGGPCTGAFPEAENVPNPGTDYGAGAGCGGGAGDDATGWEAERAAYLSPAAASAHSTSQPGVVANSGDPAGALGNVAQLGHALERTQDAVPVKDATTLNPYTDRKVFTKEREKKIALGHKADDHADEQNWQQTMG; translated from the coding sequence GTGGACGAAATAGCCATTATCAGCTTTACGAACTATCCCAAAGGCCAAAACCGTCCCTGCATGGCGGCGGTCATGGCGTACACGAAGCGGGAAGTGAAAACGCTGTGGCAGGGACAGTCTCTGGTCAGCGGTATTAACTGCCGGCCGGAGAGCGTCTATGACGATTTCCTCAGCACGAAGCTTCTCTACCACAAGGATGACAAAACCCTGTTCTTCCACATGGTGCAGTCCTTTCCCAAGGGTGCCGATGTCGATCCGATCACAGCGCATGCCGCGGCGATGGAGCTTGGTAAGTATTTCGAGGGACGCGAGGTGCTGGTCTGCACCCATACCGACCGCGGCCACGTCCACTCGCATTTTATCATCAACAGCGTTTCTCTGGAGGACGGGAAAAAGCTCCATATCAGCGAACCGGAGCTTGTCGAGCTCAGGCAGCGCAACGATCAGGTGTGCGAGATGTTCGGTCTGCCGGTATTTCAGAAAGGTCAGAAAAAGAAAAAAGTGAAATCCATGTCCACAGCGGAGTACCACGCCGCCGCGCGGGGCGAGAGCTGGAAGTTCCGGCTCATGGACACCATCGACGAGTGCATGCGCTATGCCGGAACCCGCAAGGAGTTCATCACCCTGATGCGCACCGAGGGTTACGATGTCCGCTGGCAGGATTCCAGAAAAAGCATCACCTACACAACCCCCAGTGGAATGAAGTGCCGGGACGACCGGCTGCACGACGAACGATATTTGAAGGAGGCGATGGAATGTGAGTTCCGAATTCGAGAGAGAATTGTCCATGGAGGAATTGAAGCGGCTGAATCACCCGCGGAGTTCACTGGAACAGCAAGCGCCGACGCCAGCGCAGGCGGAGCCGCATCCGACACAGGCGGAGTGGACAGAACTGATGAGTACGCTGGCCTCACTGGAGCACCGCGTGGCCGCGCAGGCGGCCCTTGTACGGGAGCTTTCCCAGAGGCCGAGAACGTACCCAACCCAGGAACAGATTACGGCGCTGGCGCGGGATGTGGCGGCGGTGCGGGAGATGATGCAACAGGCTGGGAAGCGGAGAGAGCGGCGTATCTCTCTCCCGCGGCTGCATCTGCACATTCCACATCTCAGCCCGGCGTGGTTGCTAATTCCGGTGATCCTGCTGGTGCTCTGGGCAATGTGGCACAGCTGGGACACGCTCTGGAGCGCACTCAGGACGCTGTTCCCGTGAAGGACGCCACAACTCTGAATCCGTATACAGACCGAAAAGTGTTCACCAAAGAGCGTGAAAAGAAAATCGCCCTCGGCCATAAGGCGGATGACCATGCGGATGAGCAAAACTGGCAGCAGACCATGGGGTAA
- a CDS encoding protein of unknown function (Evidence 5 : Unknown function) gives MKNKSTNYLLPVHLGETALEIDGTTFLVESRYLGEDSIFRLLGKLMLDDLEPDGSAPGNNDKKAAG, from the coding sequence ATGAAAAACAAATCGACCAATTATCTTCTGCCGGTTCATCTGGGAGAAACAGCGTTGGAAATCGACGGTACGACGTTTCTGGTGGAGAGCCGTTACCTCGGCGAAGACAGCATTTTCCGCCTCCTGGGGAAGCTGATGCTGGATGATCTCGAACCTGACGGTTCTGCGCCGGGCAATAACGATAAAAAAGCCGCTGGCTGA
- a CDS encoding conserved protein of unknown function (Evidence 4 : Unknown function but conserved in other organisms): MQTQAAANLINPIYLTENKVNIVKVGGYGRLSVEDRNAGESESIQTQKSIITDYCKEHGYVLVELFLDDGVSGTTFERPAFKRMIEAIERGEINTVVCKDLSRFARNYFEAGVYLHKYFIEKGVRFIAIGDHVDSANGNYGLNVPILNIMNYEYAQNISEKTRDAKKARAKHGMFLGSKAPYGYIRDPQDRHHLLVDEEAAGIVRQIFAMAEDGAGYNKIAKTMQNEGILNPISYFIEKNPDYFTNGYYLHESKWHVTSVKAILTNPVYLGNTVNGRRTSKTMKGKSEKAPEENWIVAENTHEALTTPAQWENVQKQIAVRSRACKDGKPQMFAGLLYCADCGSALSYSRAPRKTVPDSGQYKCWYYMRYGKEYCSTHYISEKQIKAVVLDAIRRNAQYARLYHNRYEKMLTAALAESAQGKLKDRKKEAEKARKRIETLDGIIRKLLEQNAAGAITDERFATLAAGYEQEQRELKAALDDYEAAAREVDEAVIKAEQFTSLIEKYTDLQELDAHVLHTLIERIEVSQRETQPDGSKTQKVTIYFKYVGYVHITM, from the coding sequence ATGCAAACACAGGCAGCAGCGAATCTTATAAATCCCATTTATCTAACCGAAAATAAAGTGAATATCGTGAAGGTCGGCGGCTACGGAAGGCTATCGGTGGAGGATCGCAACGCAGGTGAAAGCGAGAGCATCCAGACGCAAAAATCCATTATTACGGACTACTGCAAGGAGCATGGCTATGTCCTGGTCGAGCTGTTCCTTGATGACGGCGTCTCCGGCACCACCTTTGAGCGCCCCGCGTTCAAGCGGATGATTGAAGCCATCGAGCGCGGTGAAATCAACACCGTTGTATGCAAAGACCTTTCGCGTTTCGCCCGCAACTACTTCGAGGCAGGCGTTTACCTCCATAAATATTTCATTGAAAAAGGGGTACGCTTCATCGCCATCGGCGACCATGTGGACAGCGCCAACGGAAACTACGGATTGAATGTTCCCATCCTCAATATCATGAATTACGAGTACGCGCAGAATATTTCAGAGAAAACGCGGGACGCAAAAAAGGCCAGGGCGAAGCACGGAATGTTCCTCGGCTCGAAAGCGCCGTATGGGTACATCCGCGATCCACAGGATCGGCACCATCTGCTTGTGGACGAGGAAGCTGCCGGAATTGTGAGGCAAATCTTCGCTATGGCGGAAGATGGTGCTGGGTATAACAAAATCGCCAAAACCATGCAGAACGAGGGTATCCTCAATCCCATCTCCTACTTTATCGAAAAGAATCCCGATTATTTCACCAACGGCTACTACCTCCACGAGTCCAAATGGCATGTGACATCTGTCAAGGCGATTCTGACCAATCCGGTCTATCTGGGCAATACTGTCAACGGACGCCGCACCAGCAAGACGATGAAGGGCAAAAGTGAAAAGGCCCCGGAGGAAAATTGGATTGTGGCGGAGAACACTCACGAGGCGCTGACCACGCCGGCGCAGTGGGAGAACGTTCAAAAGCAAATCGCCGTCCGCTCCCGCGCCTGCAAGGACGGGAAACCTCAGATGTTCGCGGGGCTTCTCTATTGCGCCGACTGCGGAAGTGCGCTGTCCTACTCCCGCGCACCTAGAAAAACCGTTCCTGACAGCGGGCAGTACAAATGCTGGTACTATATGCGCTACGGCAAGGAATACTGCTCAACCCATTACATCAGCGAAAAGCAGATCAAGGCTGTTGTACTGGATGCCATCCGGCGCAACGCGCAATACGCCCGTTTGTATCATAACCGCTACGAAAAAATGCTGACGGCGGCGCTGGCGGAGAGCGCGCAGGGCAAGCTGAAGGATCGAAAAAAGGAAGCAGAGAAGGCCCGTAAGCGCATCGAGACACTGGACGGAATTATCCGCAAGCTGCTGGAACAGAACGCCGCCGGGGCAATTACAGACGAACGGTTCGCCACACTGGCCGCTGGGTATGAGCAGGAACAGCGGGAGCTTAAAGCGGCGTTGGATGATTATGAAGCCGCCGCGCGGGAAGTGGACGAGGCTGTCATCAAGGCGGAGCAGTTCACCTCTCTGATAGAAAAATACACAGACCTGCAGGAGCTGGACGCCCATGTCCTGCATACGCTGATTGAACGGATCGAGGTATCCCAGCGGGAGACGCAGCCGGACGGCAGTAAAACCCAGAAAGTCACGATCTACTTTAAGTACGTAGGGTATGTACACATCACGATGTGA
- a CDS encoding Beta-lactamase produces the protein MEEKIREYLKLQPGQQAVFIRDLTDGETLCFNEKAVFPSASTIKLVIMACLLDQIKDGKLSLEDPVVLTKEMRTGGDGILKELNAGHRFSLREILTLMIIVSDNMAANILIQLLGMDAINETVGRLGLQKTVLGRRMMDSEAKKQGRDNYTCADDIAHILELIYEQKCVDAPSSRLMLDILRRQQQSGRLQLYLPEDVEIAHKCGDLDFLEHDAGIVLLPKRPYLIVVLTKDNPTNQDGREVIGTVSRMVYEEMLKKE, from the coding sequence ATGGAAGAAAAAATACGGGAGTATCTGAAGCTGCAGCCCGGGCAGCAGGCTGTCTTTATCAGGGACCTGACGGATGGAGAGACACTCTGCTTCAATGAGAAGGCCGTTTTCCCGTCGGCAAGCACCATTAAGCTGGTGATTATGGCTTGTCTGCTGGATCAGATAAAAGACGGAAAGCTGTCGCTGGAAGATCCGGTTGTTCTGACCAAGGAGATGCGTACCGGCGGCGACGGTATTTTAAAGGAGCTCAATGCAGGGCATCGGTTTTCCCTGCGGGAGATTCTGACCCTGATGATTATTGTCAGCGACAATATGGCGGCGAATATCCTGATTCAGCTGCTTGGAATGGATGCCATCAACGAAACGGTCGGCAGGCTGGGCCTTCAAAAGACCGTGCTGGGCCGGAGGATGATGGATTCCGAGGCTAAAAAACAGGGGAGGGACAACTACACCTGTGCGGACGATATCGCACATATTCTGGAGCTGATTTATGAGCAGAAGTGCGTCGATGCTCCTTCCAGCCGCTTGATGCTCGACATCCTGCGGCGTCAGCAGCAGTCCGGCCGGCTGCAGCTGTACCTGCCGGAGGATGTGGAGATCGCGCACAAATGCGGTGATCTGGATTTCCTGGAGCACGACGCGGGAATCGTTCTGCTGCCGAAACGGCCCTACCTCATTGTGGTGCTGACCAAGGATAACCCGACCAATCAGGACGGGCGAGAGGTGATCGGCACCGTTTCCCGAATGGTTTATGAAGAAATGCTGAAAAAAGAATAG
- a CDS encoding Na+/H+ antiporter family protein: MIFGISPLFALIPLVLYLILAFRDLHPVLNVVICVVVAAIMTKQSFADMGGVLAESLGSFLGMIGFIIMLGSGLGAILRATGVAEFIVYAFTKKIGVNTEKKAVLATMATSIVLVALLGTLAGANAIIAPMIIPMVAMIGLTPSTMAVVMMGAGMTGLFIGPYSPQVVTIMELTKVSYGTYLVGVGLPVAAICWIITYFMALRTQKKTKGVYEYTDVKEMSREYVATKESRRATEVFFLCMAVLIGYGIYLQKGASYSIMVIFVTAVLTGIAGGLPLNKVFDEMISGAAKMMWLFLMFVLFTPFIDFITKAGAFDALVKLMTPLFHSNSILSFTAVTTLTGVFGIGGAATAESVLLNSMFGPLVKNLGVSATLWGTILLVSSQITSFAYPEADMLGQMGLARSKDMKSMVKFGITVAIACVIYVIIRAFFG; this comes from the coding sequence ATGATTTTTGGTATTTCCCCGCTGTTTGCGCTGATTCCTTTGGTGCTGTACCTGATTCTGGCGTTTCGTGATCTTCACCCGGTGCTGAACGTTGTGATCTGTGTGGTGGTCGCCGCCATTATGACAAAGCAGTCCTTTGCCGACATGGGCGGGGTCCTGGCAGAATCGCTCGGCTCCTTCCTGGGCATGATCGGCTTCATCATCATGCTGGGCTCGGGCCTTGGCGCTATTCTGCGGGCGACGGGAGTCGCCGAGTTCATCGTTTACGCGTTCACCAAGAAAATCGGCGTCAATACCGAGAAAAAAGCGGTTCTGGCAACGATGGCCACCTCGATCGTCCTCGTCGCTCTGCTGGGCACCCTGGCGGGCGCCAACGCGATCATCGCTCCCATGATTATCCCGATGGTCGCCATGATCGGACTGACCCCCTCCACGATGGCGGTGGTCATGATGGGCGCGGGCATGACGGGCCTGTTTATCGGGCCGTATTCCCCGCAGGTTGTCACCATTATGGAACTGACCAAGGTGAGCTATGGGACATATTTGGTGGGCGTGGGACTGCCGGTGGCCGCCATCTGTTGGATCATTACCTATTTTATGGCTCTGCGCACCCAGAAGAAAACCAAGGGGGTTTATGAATACACCGATGTGAAAGAGATGAGCCGCGAATATGTGGCGACGAAGGAATCCCGCCGTGCCACCGAGGTGTTCTTTCTCTGTATGGCGGTTCTGATCGGATATGGCATTTATCTGCAGAAAGGCGCTTCTTACTCGATCATGGTGATCTTTGTTACGGCGGTTCTGACCGGTATTGCGGGCGGCTTGCCCCTGAACAAAGTGTTCGATGAAATGATCAGCGGCGCCGCGAAAATGATGTGGCTCTTCCTGATGTTCGTTCTGTTCACGCCGTTTATCGATTTTATTACGAAGGCGGGCGCTTTTGACGCTCTGGTCAAGCTGATGACTCCGCTGTTCCATTCCAACAGCATATTAAGCTTTACCGCTGTCACCACGCTTACCGGCGTATTTGGCATCGGCGGCGCCGCGACGGCAGAATCCGTCCTGCTCAACAGCATGTTCGGGCCGCTGGTCAAGAACCTGGGTGTTTCCGCCACACTGTGGGGCACGATTCTGCTGGTGTCCTCCCAGATCACCTCGTTCGCTTATCCGGAGGCGGATATGCTGGGGCAGATGGGCCTCGCGCGCTCGAAGGATATGAAAAGCATGGTGAAATTCGGGATCACCGTCGCGATCGCATGCGTGATTTATGTGATTATCCGCGCCTTCTTCGGCTGA
- a CDS encoding transposase yields the protein MVYVGIDVAKDKHDCFILNSEGEVLADVFTIPNNMEGFNCLLQKIRLCSVPQDKIKVGFEATGHYSYNILGFLLDNGLPTYVLNPLHTNLYRKSLSLRKTKTDRVDARTIAAMPMSDVGLKPYTDSAYHNEELKSLTRYRFDKVKERAKLKSSIARLVCILFPELEKLVPTLHMASVYALLVEFPGAEQIAAAHLTHLKATLGTASKGRYNRDKAIEIRETARVSIGSVMPAKSLELRHTIRLIRELDTEIEEIEETIQSIMDELNSPITTIPGIGFRMGAMILAEVGDFSRFDSPDKVLAYAGLSPSTYQSGQLTNCYAHMEKRGSRYLRFAIFNAAKYVCHWDPTFAAYLAKKRAEGKHYNVAVSHAAKKLVRLICALEKSGEPYRPAA from the coding sequence ATGGTTTATGTCGGAATTGACGTGGCGAAGGACAAGCATGACTGTTTCATCCTCAATTCGGAGGGAGAAGTCCTCGCGGATGTCTTTACCATTCCCAACAACATGGAAGGCTTCAATTGCCTGCTGCAAAAAATTCGACTCTGCTCCGTTCCTCAAGACAAAATAAAAGTAGGGTTTGAGGCTACCGGACATTACAGCTACAACATTCTTGGGTTTCTTCTTGACAACGGTCTTCCCACCTATGTCTTGAACCCATTGCACACCAACCTGTACCGGAAAAGCCTTAGCCTTAGAAAGACGAAGACCGACCGGGTCGATGCACGAACGATTGCGGCTATGCCCATGTCTGATGTGGGCCTCAAGCCCTACACAGACTCAGCTTACCACAATGAGGAGCTAAAGTCACTTACCAGATATAGATTCGACAAAGTGAAGGAAAGGGCTAAGCTGAAATCCTCCATAGCCAGGCTGGTGTGCATCCTGTTCCCAGAGTTGGAGAAGCTGGTGCCGACACTTCACATGGCATCTGTCTACGCCTTGTTGGTTGAGTTCCCGGGTGCTGAGCAGATCGCGGCGGCGCATCTGACACACTTGAAAGCCACCTTAGGAACCGCTTCAAAAGGCCGTTACAATCGGGACAAGGCCATTGAGATCCGCGAGACCGCACGAGTATCCATCGGCTCTGTGATGCCGGCAAAGTCGCTGGAACTTCGTCACACGATCCGTCTCATCCGCGAACTGGACACCGAAATTGAGGAAATTGAAGAAACCATCCAAAGCATCATGGATGAGCTGAATTCACCCATTACAACCATTCCCGGTATCGGTTTCCGCATGGGGGCTATGATACTTGCCGAGGTGGGCGACTTCTCCCGCTTTGATTCCCCGGACAAGGTGCTGGCCTATGCCGGACTGTCGCCATCTACATACCAATCCGGGCAGCTTACAAACTGCTATGCTCACATGGAGAAGCGCGGTTCCAGATACCTGCGGTTTGCCATCTTCAACGCCGCCAAGTATGTCTGCCATTGGGACCCAACTTTTGCTGCCTATCTTGCTAAGAAACGAGCCGAGGGCAAGCACTACAATGTTGCTGTCTCCCACGCCGCCAAGAAACTGGTGCGGCTCATTTGTGCATTGGAGAAATCCGGAGAGCCTTACCGTCCGGCAGCATGA
- the ilvD gene encoding Dihydroxy-acid dehydratase produces MQKDPMFYKSWRSGTLTNGIERAAHRALLYSTGLEEEDLHKPLIAIVNSYTEMVPGHIHLNELARYVAQGVWEAGGVPREFSTIAICDGICQGHKGMSYPLPSRELIADSIEYMIEAHQFDAMVLMPGCDKIVPGMLMGAMRCNIPAIVVPGGPMLPGKSKEFPMLTLTDMRELIGRTQTGKMTVEDLMAAEQTALPGYGTCSMLGTANTMGCLAEVLGMSLPGCGLAPAVSSKKRRICKQSGRRIIEMLKENLTPRRIMTREALRNGIMISMAMGASTNSTLHLPAIAHEGGIDISLDDFDELSRKVPYICNIKPSGAHPLVDLEDVGGIPAVMKAVEPLLDGSVLTCTGKTLKENLSGVERVENDVLYSLERPKKPEGGLAVLHGSLAPKGAVVKQSGVKPSMFHFEGHARVFTSMEDACKAVSGGVIQKGDVLVIRYEGPRGGPGMREMHMVTSLIVGRGMDEMCALVTDGRFSGSTRGPCIGHVSPEAAVGGPIAIVEDGDPILIDIPDRKLELCIPREEIDRRLADWKPMRKPRTPALDRYSALVTSADEGAVLKTPDKLSGFKTK; encoded by the coding sequence ATGCAAAAAGACCCGATGTTCTATAAATCCTGGCGCAGCGGTACACTCACCAACGGTATTGAGAGGGCGGCGCACCGAGCGCTGCTTTACAGTACCGGCCTGGAAGAAGAGGACTTGCACAAGCCTCTGATTGCAATTGTCAATTCCTACACGGAAATGGTGCCGGGGCATATTCATCTGAATGAACTGGCCCGGTATGTGGCCCAGGGAGTCTGGGAAGCGGGCGGCGTTCCCAGGGAATTTTCGACCATCGCCATCTGCGATGGAATCTGTCAGGGGCACAAGGGCATGAGCTATCCTTTGCCCAGCCGCGAGCTCATCGCGGATTCCATTGAGTACATGATAGAAGCCCATCAGTTCGACGCCATGGTGCTGATGCCGGGCTGTGACAAAATTGTGCCGGGTATGCTGATGGGGGCTATGCGATGCAATATTCCCGCCATCGTGGTACCCGGCGGCCCCATGCTGCCGGGTAAAAGCAAAGAGTTCCCCATGCTCACCCTCACCGATATGAGAGAACTCATTGGCCGTACACAGACCGGGAAAATGACGGTGGAAGACCTGATGGCCGCGGAACAGACGGCACTGCCCGGTTACGGAACCTGCTCTATGCTGGGCACCGCCAACACCATGGGATGTTTGGCTGAGGTGTTGGGTATGAGTTTGCCCGGATGCGGCTTGGCGCCGGCGGTAAGTTCGAAAAAAAGGCGGATTTGCAAGCAAAGCGGCAGACGGATAATCGAAATGCTGAAAGAAAATTTGACCCCCCGCCGTATTATGACCCGCGAAGCGCTGCGAAATGGGATCATGATCAGCATGGCAATGGGAGCATCCACCAACAGCACTCTGCATCTTCCGGCCATCGCGCATGAAGGCGGCATTGACATTTCACTGGATGACTTTGACGAATTGAGCCGAAAAGTACCTTACATCTGCAACATAAAGCCTTCCGGTGCGCATCCGCTCGTTGATTTGGAAGATGTGGGAGGCATACCTGCCGTAATGAAAGCTGTCGAACCTCTGTTGGACGGCAGTGTGCTCACCTGCACCGGAAAGACTCTGAAAGAAAATCTGTCCGGTGTGGAACGGGTGGAAAACGACGTGCTTTATTCCCTGGAGAGACCAAAGAAGCCGGAGGGCGGTCTGGCTGTCCTTCACGGCAGCTTGGCTCCCAAAGGCGCGGTGGTAAAACAATCCGGCGTTAAACCAAGCATGTTCCACTTTGAGGGTCACGCTCGGGTATTTACCTCTATGGAGGACGCCTGCAAGGCTGTTTCCGGCGGCGTAATTCAAAAGGGCGATGTACTGGTTATCCGTTACGAAGGTCCCCGCGGCGGACCGGGTATGAGGGAGATGCATATGGTAACCAGTCTCATCGTGGGCCGCGGTATGGATGAGATGTGTGCCCTGGTCACGGACGGACGGTTCTCCGGTTCCACCCGCGGCCCGTGTATCGGCCATGTTTCCCCTGAGGCTGCGGTGGGCGGCCCCATTGCCATTGTGGAGGACGGCGATCCCATTCTCATTGACATCCCAGACCGAAAGCTGGAGCTGTGTATCCCACGGGAGGAAATCGATCGCCGCCTGGCGGACTGGAAACCAATGCGCAAACCGCGCACGCCGGCTTTGGATCGATATTCGGCGCTGGTGACGAGTGCCGACGAGGGTGCGGTGCTCAAGACTCCCGACAAGCTTAGCGGATTCAAAACAAAATAG
- a CDS encoding putative Cyn operon transcriptional activator (Evidence 3 : Putative function from multiple computational evidences), with product MTNSEAAFLAAARELSFSRAASKCFLTQQCLSDHIRRLEKKYGTALFIRRPKVELTDAGRALQGMLLRQKALEDDLSRKLTELEQGSAGQVTLGLGTTRAQFLVPALLKAFFPNHPNVEVSFVLGDTCKLQQKLALGEIDCLIGVNAASDPDVVIEPLIEEPIYLVTPRSEALKHGAGSHADLSKFTGSPFVRNAPGSTLNQLVDEFLSHRNICLRTTVFIGDYSVQLTLSKTQGVSFFCPGMIACAPNGPITDDFLTVLPISGLKSTLQLSLVYSAERNYPECVKAMFDTVRQVLPSFPCSLLP from the coding sequence ATGACCAACAGTGAAGCCGCCTTTTTGGCGGCGGCACGCGAGCTTAGTTTCAGCCGAGCTGCAAGTAAATGCTTTTTAACACAGCAGTGTCTCAGCGATCACATCCGCCGGCTGGAGAAAAAATACGGTACCGCGCTGTTCATCCGCCGCCCAAAAGTTGAACTTACCGATGCGGGCAGGGCGCTGCAGGGCATGCTTCTGCGACAAAAGGCTCTGGAGGATGATTTGTCTCGGAAACTGACGGAGTTGGAGCAAGGCAGTGCGGGTCAGGTCACTCTGGGGCTTGGCACCACCCGGGCGCAATTCTTGGTTCCGGCATTGTTGAAAGCTTTTTTTCCCAACCATCCCAATGTAGAAGTTTCCTTTGTTCTCGGTGATACTTGCAAGCTTCAGCAAAAATTAGCCCTGGGAGAGATAGACTGCCTGATCGGTGTAAACGCCGCATCTGATCCGGATGTTGTCATAGAGCCGTTGATTGAGGAACCTATTTATTTGGTCACCCCCCGATCTGAAGCTTTGAAGCATGGAGCAGGAAGTCATGCCGACCTATCGAAATTTACCGGCTCGCCTTTTGTCCGCAACGCACCGGGCAGCACCCTGAACCAATTGGTTGACGAATTTTTATCCCATCGCAATATCTGTCTGCGCACGACGGTATTCATTGGCGACTACAGCGTTCAGCTTACCCTTTCAAAAACTCAAGGGGTATCTTTTTTCTGCCCTGGGATGATTGCCTGCGCTCCTAACGGCCCCATAACGGACGATTTTCTCACCGTACTGCCCATTTCCGGTTTGAAAAGCACCTTGCAATTAAGCCTTGTATATAGCGCGGAGCGTAACTATCCCGAATGTGTGAAAGCGATGTTTGATACGGTTCGCCAAGTACTGCCCTCTTTTCCTTGCAGTCTTTTACCATAA